From the Desulfovibrio sp. X2 genome, one window contains:
- a CDS encoding DUF4254 domain-containing protein, protein MTLDEITGLVAACAQAQLDLTDLWHEREPAADYDPIALDEAGQGGAPSLPAVAAAEHLANFRLWHVEDEARRRDVGPEVIADCKRRIDGLNQRRNDLIERVDAALIAAMQDVLPANAPARHNTESAGMALDRLSILALKVFHMKEQTERLDAGEEHRRACVAKLAVLREQRTDLLAALTDLLADYAAGRKRPKVYFQFKMYNDPALNPALYGKGAKA, encoded by the coding sequence ATGACCCTTGACGAAATCACCGGCCTCGTTGCCGCCTGCGCCCAGGCGCAGCTCGACCTGACCGACCTCTGGCACGAGCGCGAGCCCGCCGCGGACTACGACCCCATCGCCCTGGACGAGGCGGGGCAGGGCGGCGCGCCCTCGCTGCCCGCCGTGGCCGCGGCCGAGCACCTGGCCAACTTCCGCCTCTGGCACGTGGAGGACGAGGCCCGGCGGCGCGACGTGGGGCCGGAGGTCATCGCCGACTGCAAGCGCCGCATCGACGGCCTGAACCAGCGCCGCAACGACCTCATCGAGCGCGTGGACGCCGCGCTCATCGCCGCCATGCAGGACGTCCTGCCCGCAAACGCGCCCGCGCGCCACAACACCGAGAGCGCGGGCATGGCGCTGGACCGGCTGTCCATCCTGGCGCTCAAGGTCTTCCACATGAAGGAGCAGACCGAGCGCCTGGACGCGGGCGAGGAGCACCGCAGGGCCTGCGTCGCCAAGCTCGCCGTGCTGCGCGAGCAGCGCACCGACCTCCTGGCCGCGCTCACCGACCTCCTGGCCGACTACGCCGCGGGCAGGAAGCGCCCCAAGGTCTACTTCCAGTTCAAGATGTACAACGACCCCGCCCTGAACCCGGCGCTGTACGGAAAGGGCGCGAAGGCCTGA
- the gatB gene encoding Asp-tRNA(Asn)/Glu-tRNA(Gln) amidotransferase subunit GatB: MAEYEAVIGLEVHAQLTTNTKLFCGCSTHFGDEPNANVCPVCAAMPGVLPVMNDRALEYACKMAMAVDARINMTSIFARKNYFYPDLPKGYQISQYEQPLCEHGRIDIEAGGGTKTIGITRIHMEEDAGKNIHSSVENKSFVDLNRCGVPLIEIVSEPDLRSSEEAVAYLKELRSILVYLGICDGNMEEGSFRCDANVSVRRKGATAFGTRAEIKNVNSFRNVQRAIDYEIGRHIDCIEDGEAIVQETRLFDANKGVTQSMRGKEEAHDYRYFPDPDLVPVQLEPSWVERWRGELPELPAARRARFASQYGLPEKDAAVLTSERDVADYFEAAVGAYAEPKKIANWIMSELLRELKDCDTSLAGCKLTPKGLATLVRLVDSGAISGKIGKQIFGDLFASGEDPEAYVKAKGLSQISDSGELDAVVDAVVAEHPAEAERYRAGEKKLTGFFVGQIMKKTKGQANPKLVNELLARKLG, from the coding sequence ATGGCAGAATACGAAGCCGTCATCGGGCTCGAGGTCCACGCCCAGCTCACGACCAACACCAAGCTCTTCTGCGGCTGCTCCACGCATTTCGGGGACGAGCCCAACGCCAACGTCTGCCCGGTCTGCGCCGCCATGCCCGGCGTGCTGCCGGTGATGAACGACCGCGCCCTGGAATACGCCTGCAAGATGGCCATGGCCGTGGACGCGCGGATCAACATGACCAGTATCTTCGCGCGCAAGAACTATTTCTATCCCGACCTGCCCAAGGGCTACCAGATCAGCCAGTACGAGCAGCCCCTGTGCGAGCACGGCCGCATCGACATCGAGGCGGGCGGCGGGACCAAGACCATCGGCATCACGCGCATCCACATGGAGGAGGACGCGGGCAAGAACATCCACTCGAGCGTGGAGAACAAGAGCTTCGTGGACCTCAACCGCTGCGGCGTGCCGCTCATCGAGATCGTCTCCGAGCCGGACCTGCGCTCCTCGGAAGAAGCCGTGGCCTACCTGAAGGAGCTGCGCTCCATCCTCGTCTACCTCGGCATCTGCGACGGCAACATGGAGGAGGGGTCGTTCCGCTGCGACGCCAACGTCTCCGTGCGCAGGAAGGGGGCCACCGCCTTCGGCACCCGCGCCGAGATCAAGAACGTCAACTCGTTCCGCAACGTGCAGCGCGCCATCGACTACGAGATCGGCCGCCACATCGACTGCATCGAGGACGGCGAGGCCATCGTGCAGGAGACGCGCCTCTTTGACGCGAACAAGGGCGTGACCCAGTCCATGCGCGGCAAGGAAGAGGCCCACGACTACCGCTATTTCCCCGATCCGGACCTCGTGCCCGTGCAGCTCGAGCCCTCCTGGGTGGAGCGCTGGCGCGGCGAGCTTCCGGAGCTGCCCGCCGCCCGCCGCGCGCGCTTCGCCTCGCAGTACGGCCTGCCCGAGAAGGACGCGGCCGTGCTGACCTCCGAGCGCGACGTGGCCGACTACTTCGAGGCCGCCGTGGGCGCCTACGCCGAGCCCAAGAAGATCGCCAACTGGATCATGAGCGAGCTTCTGCGCGAGCTGAAGGACTGCGACACGAGCCTTGCGGGCTGCAAACTGACGCCAAAGGGGCTGGCCACGCTCGTGCGCCTCGTGGACAGCGGGGCCATCAGTGGCAAGATCGGCAAGCAGATCTTCGGCGACCTCTTCGCCAGCGGCGAGGACCCGGAGGCCTACGTCAAGGCCAAGGGGCTCTCGCAGATCTCCGATTCCGGCGAGCTCGACGCCGTGGTCGACGCGGTCGTGGCCGAGCATCCGGCCGAGGCCGAGCGCTACCGCGCGGGCGAGAAGAAGCTGACGGGCTTCTTCGTGGGCCAGATCATGAAGAAGACCAAGGGGCAGGCGAATCCGAAGCTGGTCAACGAGTTGTTGGCCAGGAAGCTCGGTTGA
- a CDS encoding NAD(P)/FAD-dependent oxidoreductase — translation MSILDVAIIGGGPGGLACARRAMLKGLSCVVLEKGRHILQGIRDTYPKGKSVYPTVPKGAEDDYIISELRPEGEKEDLESYLCRIEAFVAEAGIPVRLGEEFLSLAKDRDGFTVTTSHGTVQARNVVLAFGSNIPVELGVYGEAKTVARSLENPEDFLGTPSLVLGGGSTAADIVAVLSRFKRDRGDETPVYWGHRRTTMRVQKDVARDMGEEILLGGNIKILHNAVPKLGEVDEEGIERLVIQTQRMALDGGVYLLQSLSFPMKNVIACIGSQGPAPVFRKLGLQMITCTEGICKIGKEGSELILLNHSLETSAKGVYAIGGAVSPVYMGVPEEGTITEQRHPNIIYVAVRDGVAVADEIAVECAACKE, via the coding sequence ATGAGCATCCTCGACGTCGCCATCATCGGCGGCGGCCCCGGCGGCCTGGCCTGCGCTCGCCGCGCCATGCTGAAGGGCCTGTCCTGCGTGGTCCTGGAAAAGGGCCGTCACATCCTGCAGGGCATCCGCGACACCTACCCCAAGGGCAAGTCCGTGTACCCCACGGTGCCCAAGGGCGCGGAAGACGACTACATCATTTCCGAACTGCGCCCCGAGGGCGAGAAGGAAGACCTCGAGAGCTACCTTTGCCGCATCGAGGCCTTCGTGGCCGAGGCGGGCATCCCGGTGCGCCTGGGCGAGGAGTTCCTCTCCCTGGCCAAGGACCGGGACGGCTTCACGGTGACCACGAGCCACGGCACCGTCCAGGCGCGCAACGTGGTCCTGGCCTTCGGCAGCAACATCCCGGTGGAGCTCGGCGTGTACGGCGAGGCCAAGACCGTGGCCAGAAGCCTCGAGAACCCCGAGGACTTCCTGGGCACGCCCTCCCTCGTGCTCGGCGGCGGCAGCACCGCGGCGGACATCGTGGCCGTGCTTTCGCGCTTCAAGCGCGACCGCGGCGACGAGACCCCGGTCTACTGGGGGCACCGCCGCACCACCATGCGCGTGCAGAAGGACGTGGCCCGCGACATGGGCGAGGAGATCCTGCTCGGCGGGAACATCAAGATCCTGCACAACGCCGTGCCCAAGCTCGGCGAGGTGGACGAGGAGGGCATCGAGCGGCTGGTCATCCAGACCCAGCGCATGGCCCTGGACGGCGGCGTCTACCTGCTGCAGAGCCTGTCCTTCCCCATGAAGAACGTCATCGCCTGCATCGGCTCGCAGGGCCCGGCCCCGGTCTTCCGCAAGCTCGGCCTGCAGATGATCACCTGCACCGAGGGCATCTGCAAGATCGGCAAGGAGGGCTCGGAGCTCATCCTCCTCAACCACTCCCTGGAGACGAGCGCGAAGGGCGTCTACGCCATCGGCGGCGCGGTCAGCCCGGTGTACATGGGCGTGCCCGAGGAGGGGACCATCACCGAGCAGCGCCATCCCAACATCATCTACGTGGCGGTGCGCGACGGCGTGGCCGTGGCCGACGAGATCGCCGTCGAGTGCGCCGCCTGCAAGGAATAA
- the mtnA gene encoding S-methyl-5-thioribose-1-phosphate isomerase, which yields MLNTHIRYEPEADALMLLDQRYLPRREEWYEVRDLATTVYALQEMVIRGAPAIGVTAAYGCYFCARETQRTEGTGEGWEAALRDRLETLKNARPTAVNLRWAVEELTKMWEERPGIGLPALATIWLDRARAMQREDEEINKAMGAHGANLLKDGDRVMTHCNAGALATAGWGTAVGVIYSAVEQGKKITVVANETRPFLQGARLTAYELHKCGVDVTVACDNACALLMKKGLVDKVIVGADRIAANGDAANKIGTYGVALLAKAHGIPFYVAAPSSTFDLRCPTGEEIPIEERTPREVTHPTGESAITPEGVKVYNFAFDVTPAELIAGIITEKGVLTPPYTESIAKIIGGKR from the coding sequence GTGCTGAACACCCACATCCGCTACGAGCCCGAGGCCGACGCCCTCATGCTCCTGGACCAGCGCTACCTGCCGCGCCGCGAGGAGTGGTACGAGGTGCGCGACCTCGCGACCACGGTCTATGCGCTCCAGGAGATGGTCATCCGCGGCGCCCCGGCCATCGGCGTGACCGCGGCCTACGGCTGCTACTTCTGCGCCCGCGAGACGCAGCGTACGGAAGGCACCGGCGAGGGCTGGGAGGCGGCGCTTCGCGACCGGCTGGAGACGCTGAAGAACGCCCGGCCCACTGCCGTGAACCTGCGCTGGGCCGTGGAGGAGCTCACGAAGATGTGGGAGGAGCGGCCCGGCATCGGCCTGCCCGCCCTGGCCACCATCTGGCTCGACCGCGCCCGCGCCATGCAGCGCGAGGACGAGGAGATCAACAAGGCCATGGGCGCGCACGGCGCGAACCTGCTGAAGGACGGCGACCGCGTCATGACCCACTGCAACGCGGGCGCTCTGGCCACCGCGGGCTGGGGCACGGCCGTGGGCGTCATCTACTCCGCAGTGGAGCAGGGCAAGAAGATAACCGTGGTCGCCAACGAGACGCGCCCCTTCCTGCAGGGCGCGCGGCTCACGGCCTACGAGCTGCACAAGTGCGGCGTGGACGTGACCGTGGCCTGCGACAACGCCTGCGCCCTGCTCATGAAGAAGGGGCTGGTGGACAAGGTCATCGTGGGTGCGGACCGCATCGCGGCCAACGGCGACGCGGCCAACAAGATCGGCACCTACGGCGTGGCGCTCCTGGCCAAGGCCCACGGCATCCCGTTCTACGTGGCCGCCCCGTCCTCCACCTTCGACCTGCGCTGCCCCACGGGCGAGGAGATCCCCATCGAGGAGCGCACCCCGCGCGAGGTCACCCACCCCACGGGCGAATCGGCCATCACCCCGGAGGGCGTGAAGGTCTACAACTTCGCCTTCGACGTCACCCCGGCCGAGCTCATCGCCGGGATCATCACCGAGAAGGGCGTGCTCACCCCGCCCTACACCGAGTCCATCGCGAAGATCATCGGCGGCAAGCGCTAG
- a CDS encoding NAD(P)-dependent oxidoreductase, whose translation MKIAIIGATGRVGSRIAAEALSRGHQVTGIVRHPHAAKAPEGVRLVVADARDSAELAMQLAGHDAVVSAANFAVLTAEPLLEAVRSAGITRLFVVGGAGSLEVVPGRLVVDEPSFPAEFLAEAVPGKEFLDALRTVDDLDWTFLSPPAEFAPGERTGTYRTGGDQLLTDDTGRSRISMEDYAIAALDELEHPRHVKQRFTVAR comes from the coding sequence ATGAAGATAGCCATCATCGGAGCGACAGGCAGGGTCGGCTCGCGCATCGCGGCCGAGGCGCTTTCGCGCGGCCATCAGGTGACCGGCATCGTCCGCCATCCCCATGCCGCCAAGGCGCCCGAGGGGGTGCGGCTGGTCGTGGCCGACGCCAGGGACTCGGCGGAGCTGGCCATGCAGCTGGCGGGCCACGACGCGGTGGTCAGCGCGGCCAACTTCGCCGTCCTCACGGCCGAACCGCTTCTCGAGGCCGTGCGCTCGGCGGGCATCACCCGGCTGTTCGTGGTGGGCGGCGCGGGCAGCCTGGAGGTGGTTCCGGGCCGCCTCGTGGTCGACGAGCCGAGCTTTCCGGCAGAGTTTCTGGCCGAAGCCGTGCCGGGAAAGGAATTCCTCGACGCGCTGCGCACGGTGGACGACCTGGACTGGACCTTTCTCTCCCCCCCGGCCGAGTTCGCGCCCGGCGAGCGCACCGGGACCTACCGCACCGGCGGCGACCAGCTCCTGACCGACGACACGGGCAGGAGCCGCATATCCATGGAGGACTACGCCATCGCCGCGCTGGACGAGCTGGAGCACCCGCGCCACGTGAAGCAGCGCTTCACGGTCGCCCGCTGA
- a CDS encoding DJ-1/PfpI family protein has protein sequence MAVKKILMLVGDFVEDYEVMVPYQMLLMVGHTVHAVCPDKKAGDKVITAIHDFDGYQTYSEKPGHFFGLNQDFDKVRAADYDALVIPGGRAPEYIRLNPRVIEIVKEMAAAKKPIAAICHGPLILAAAGVTKGCTCMAYPAVGPDVEMTGGTYVAPNETFSNAVVDGNLVTAPAWPAHPEWMRKFLEVLGSTVKP, from the coding sequence ATGGCGGTCAAGAAGATCCTCATGCTCGTGGGCGACTTCGTGGAGGACTACGAGGTCATGGTGCCCTACCAGATGCTGCTCATGGTCGGGCACACGGTGCACGCGGTCTGCCCGGACAAGAAGGCGGGCGACAAGGTCATCACCGCGATCCACGACTTCGACGGCTACCAGACCTACAGCGAGAAACCGGGCCACTTCTTCGGCCTGAACCAGGACTTCGACAAGGTGCGGGCCGCGGACTACGACGCCCTGGTCATCCCGGGCGGCCGCGCGCCGGAGTACATCCGGCTGAATCCGCGCGTCATCGAGATCGTGAAGGAGATGGCCGCGGCCAAGAAGCCCATCGCCGCCATCTGCCACGGCCCGCTCATCCTCGCGGCCGCGGGCGTGACCAAGGGCTGCACCTGCATGGCCTACCCGGCGGTCGGCCCGGACGTGGAGATGACCGGCGGCACCTACGTCGCGCCCAACGAGACCTTCAGCAACGCGGTGGTCGACGGCAACCTCGTCACCGCCCCGGCCTGGCCCGCCCACCCGGAATGGATGCGCAAGTTCCTCGAGGTGCTGGGCTCCACGGTGAAGCCGTAG